A single region of the Streptomyces vilmorinianum genome encodes:
- the hppD gene encoding 4-hydroxyphenylpyruvate dioxygenase: MTIDPTPSTARQADPFPVKGMDAVVFAVGNAKQAAHYYSTAFGMKLVAYSGPENGSRETASYVLTNGAARFVFTSVIKASTDWGRFLAEHVAEHGDGVVDLAIEVPDARAAYAYAVEHGATGITEPYEVKDDHGVVVLAAIATYGQTRHTLVERKEYDGPYLPGFVSADPIVEPPAKRTFQAIDHCVGNVELGKMNEWVAFYNKVMGFTNMKEFVGDDIATEYSALMSKVVADGTLKVKFPINEPAIAKKKSQIDEYLEFYGGAGVQHIALATNDIVATVRSMRAAGVQFLDTPDSYYDTLGEWAGETRVPVETLRELKILVDRDEDGYLLQIFTKPVQDRPTVFFEMIERHGSMGFGKGNFKALFEAIEREQAKRGNL, translated from the coding sequence ATGACTATCGATCCCACGCCCTCCACCGCGCGGCAGGCCGACCCCTTCCCCGTGAAGGGAATGGACGCGGTCGTCTTCGCGGTCGGCAATGCCAAGCAGGCCGCGCACTACTACTCCACGGCCTTCGGCATGAAGCTCGTCGCGTACTCCGGACCGGAGAACGGCAGCCGCGAGACCGCCAGTTACGTCCTGACGAACGGCGCCGCCCGCTTCGTGTTCACCTCCGTCATCAAGGCCTCCACCGACTGGGGCCGCTTCCTGGCCGAGCACGTCGCCGAGCACGGCGACGGTGTCGTCGACCTGGCGATCGAGGTGCCGGACGCGCGCGCCGCGTACGCCTACGCCGTCGAGCACGGTGCCACCGGCATCACCGAGCCGTACGAGGTCAAGGACGACCACGGGGTTGTCGTCCTTGCCGCCATCGCGACGTACGGCCAGACCCGGCACACCCTCGTCGAGCGCAAGGAGTACGACGGCCCGTACCTGCCCGGGTTCGTCTCCGCCGACCCGATCGTCGAGCCGCCGGCCAAGCGCACCTTCCAGGCCATCGACCACTGCGTCGGCAACGTCGAGCTCGGCAAGATGAACGAGTGGGTGGCCTTCTACAACAAGGTCATGGGCTTCACGAACATGAAGGAGTTCGTGGGCGACGACATCGCGACCGAGTACTCGGCGCTGATGTCGAAGGTCGTCGCCGACGGCACCCTGAAGGTGAAGTTCCCGATCAACGAGCCGGCGATCGCGAAGAAGAAGTCGCAGATCGACGAGTACCTGGAGTTCTACGGCGGCGCCGGCGTCCAGCACATCGCGCTGGCCACCAACGACATCGTCGCGACCGTCCGCTCCATGCGGGCCGCGGGCGTCCAGTTCCTCGACACCCCCGACTCGTACTACGACACCCTCGGCGAGTGGGCGGGCGAGACCCGCGTGCCCGTCGAGACCCTGCGCGAGCTGAAGATCCTCGTCGACCGCGACGAGGACGGCTACCTGCTGCAGATCTTCACCAAGCCGGTCCAGGACCGCCCGACCGTCTTCTTCGAGATGATCGAGCGCCACGGCTCCATGGGCTTCGGCAAGGGCAACTTCAAGGCCCTGTTCGAGGCGATCGAGCGCGAGCAGGCCAAGCGCGGCAACCTGTAG
- a CDS encoding tetratricopeptide repeat protein, producing MKTENVSRTVLACGVGAVIAATALLYAPDVAPGLFDDGPPPAPGPAARAVIAANAGAQASLPDLAALIDDREKWLKKHPGDETSWAVLGAAYTERGTRLGDATYYPRAEQALQRALSTDRRNLDARLGLGALAGARGDWKSARSWAEGVRQDNPARWSTYPLLIDAYNGLGDYKSAQKALERLEELHTGGAVSARAAQMYRNRGWREDASAAALDAVARAETGAEKAAALARLGDLAWERGEPEEAVAQYGTALGLVRDHGPSLAGRARALAALGRTDEAVRDYQAALARLPLPEYVLEAGELYESLGLDGDARSRYELLRSRTWVNGEVVLGLFEADHGDAGAAVRRLKAEWARGHRSVQVADALGWALHRAGSSKEALEYAKRATDEGLRSALFSYHRGEIERAVEEYGPARRHLAEALRINPYFSPLLAPRAREAVAALGDPPDELPKDLRREPPEPPAAAPKTAQAAQVPQVPQEQKP from the coding sequence ATGAAGACCGAGAACGTGTCGAGGACGGTCCTGGCCTGCGGGGTGGGCGCGGTGATCGCGGCGACGGCGCTGCTGTACGCCCCCGATGTCGCACCCGGCCTGTTCGACGACGGGCCGCCGCCCGCCCCCGGTCCCGCCGCGCGGGCGGTGATCGCGGCGAACGCGGGAGCGCAGGCCTCGCTGCCCGACCTGGCCGCGCTGATCGACGACCGGGAGAAGTGGCTGAAGAAGCATCCGGGTGACGAGACGTCATGGGCGGTCCTGGGAGCGGCGTACACGGAGCGGGGTACGCGGCTCGGCGATGCCACGTACTACCCGAGGGCCGAACAGGCCCTCCAGCGGGCCCTGTCGACGGATCGGCGGAACCTCGACGCGCGGCTCGGCCTCGGCGCGCTGGCGGGGGCCCGTGGTGACTGGAAGTCGGCGCGGAGCTGGGCCGAGGGCGTACGCCAGGACAACCCCGCGCGCTGGTCGACGTACCCGCTGCTGATCGACGCGTACAACGGCCTCGGGGACTACAAGTCCGCCCAGAAGGCGCTGGAGCGGCTGGAGGAGCTGCACACGGGCGGGGCGGTGAGCGCGCGGGCGGCGCAGATGTACCGCAACCGTGGCTGGCGCGAGGACGCGTCGGCGGCGGCGCTCGACGCGGTGGCGCGGGCGGAGACGGGCGCGGAGAAGGCGGCGGCGCTCGCGCGGCTCGGGGATCTGGCGTGGGAGCGGGGCGAGCCGGAGGAGGCGGTGGCGCAGTACGGGACGGCGCTGGGTCTCGTACGGGACCACGGTCCGTCGCTGGCCGGGCGGGCGCGGGCGCTGGCGGCGCTCGGCCGCACGGACGAGGCGGTCCGCGACTACCAGGCGGCGCTGGCGCGGCTGCCGCTGCCGGAGTACGTCCTGGAGGCGGGCGAGCTGTACGAGTCGCTGGGCCTGGACGGGGACGCGCGGAGCCGGTACGAGCTGCTGCGGTCGAGGACGTGGGTCAACGGGGAGGTCGTCCTCGGTCTGTTCGAGGCGGACCACGGCGACGCGGGCGCGGCGGTGCGGCGGCTGAAGGCCGAGTGGGCGCGGGGGCACCGATCGGTGCAGGTCGCGGACGCGCTGGGGTGGGCGCTGCACCGGGCCGGGTCGTCGAAGGAGGCGCTGGAGTACGCGAAGAGGGCGACGGACGAGGGGCTGCGGAGCGCGCTGTTCTCGTACCACCGGGGCGAGATCGAGCGGGCGGTGGAGGAGTACGGTCCGGCCCGCCGTCATCTGGCGGAGGCGCTGCGGATCAACCCGTACTTCTCGCCGCTGCTGGCGCCGAGGGCGCGGGAGGCGGTGGCTGCGCTCGGCGACCCGCCGGACGAACTGCCGAAGGATCTGCGCCGGGAGCCGCCGGAGCCTCCGGCGGCGGCGCCGAAGACGGCGCAGGCGGCGCAGGTGCCGCAGGTGCCGCAGGAACAGAAGCCGTAG
- a CDS encoding FAD-binding oxidoreductase → MDDLLTRLHADLRAGLPAEALLTDPDVTASYANDMASFCPSGSPAAVVLPRTVEQVQHVMRTATALRVPVVPQGARTGLSGAANASDGCIVLSLVRMDRILEINPVDRIAVVEPGVVNAVLSRAVNDHGLYYPPDPSSWETCTIGGNIGTASGGLCCVKYGVTAEYVLGLDVVLADGRLLSTGRRTAKGVAGYDLTRLFVGSEGSLGIIVGATLALRPRPPVQLALAAEFPSAVAACEAVCAIMERGHTPSLLELMDGTTVRAVNKLANMGLPDTTEALLLCAFDTLDPAADLAAVGELCAAAGATEVVPAEDAAESELLLQARRLSLTALETVKSATMIDDVCVPRTKLAAMLDGTSAIAEKYGLTIGVCAHAGDGNTHPVVCFDHADEDESRRARESFDEIMALGLALGGTITGEHGVGVLKKEWLERELGPVGVELQRGIKRTFDPLGILNPGKLF, encoded by the coding sequence ATGGACGATCTTCTGACGCGGCTCCACGCGGACCTGCGCGCGGGCCTGCCCGCCGAGGCGCTGCTCACCGATCCGGACGTCACCGCCTCCTACGCCAACGACATGGCGAGCTTCTGCCCCTCCGGCAGCCCCGCGGCCGTCGTGCTCCCGCGCACCGTCGAGCAGGTCCAGCACGTCATGCGCACCGCGACCGCGCTGCGCGTCCCGGTCGTCCCGCAGGGCGCGCGCACGGGTCTGTCCGGCGCCGCGAACGCCTCGGACGGCTGCATCGTGCTGTCCCTGGTCAGGATGGACCGGATCCTGGAGATCAACCCGGTGGACCGGATCGCCGTGGTGGAGCCGGGGGTCGTCAACGCCGTGCTGTCCCGGGCGGTGAACGACCACGGCCTGTACTACCCGCCGGACCCCTCCAGCTGGGAGACATGCACCATCGGCGGGAACATCGGCACCGCGTCCGGGGGCCTGTGCTGTGTGAAGTACGGGGTGACGGCGGAGTACGTCCTCGGCCTGGACGTCGTCCTCGCCGACGGGCGGCTGCTCTCCACCGGCCGGCGCACCGCCAAGGGCGTCGCCGGATACGACCTGACCCGGCTCTTCGTCGGTTCGGAAGGCAGCCTCGGCATCATCGTCGGGGCCACGCTCGCGCTGCGGCCGCGGCCTCCCGTACAGCTCGCGCTGGCCGCCGAGTTCCCCTCCGCGGTCGCCGCCTGCGAGGCCGTCTGCGCGATCATGGAGCGAGGCCATACGCCGTCGCTGCTCGAGCTCATGGACGGCACCACCGTCCGCGCGGTCAACAAGCTCGCGAACATGGGGCTTCCCGACACCACCGAGGCGCTGCTCCTGTGCGCCTTCGACACCCTGGACCCGGCCGCCGATCTGGCCGCCGTCGGGGAGCTGTGCGCGGCGGCCGGGGCCACCGAGGTCGTACCGGCCGAGGACGCCGCCGAGTCCGAACTCCTCCTCCAGGCCCGCCGGCTGTCCCTGACCGCCCTGGAGACGGTCAAGTCCGCGACGATGATCGACGACGTGTGCGTACCGCGGACCAAGCTGGCCGCGATGCTCGACGGCACCTCGGCCATCGCCGAGAAGTACGGCCTGACCATCGGCGTCTGCGCGCACGCGGGCGACGGCAACACCCACCCCGTCGTCTGCTTCGACCACGCCGACGAGGACGAGTCGCGGCGGGCGCGGGAGTCCTTCGACGAGATCATGGCGCTCGGTCTCGCCCTGGGCGGCACGATCACCGGCGAGCACGGCGTGGGCGTGCTGAAGAAGGAGTGGCTGGAGCGGGAGTTGGGACCGGTGGGGGTGGAGCTGCAGCGGGGCATCAAGCGGACCTTCGACCCGCTGGGGATCCTCAACCCCGGAAAGCTGTTCTGA
- a CDS encoding SsgA family sporulation/cell division regulator produces the protein MQNTENTVVERELELKLVLSPERSIPVPAKLVYRADDPYAVHITFHVGSDHPVNWTFARELLVEGVFRPCGHGDVRIWPTKVEGRNVVLMALSSPDGDALLEAPSAQVSAWLERTLRAVPPGTESEQLGIDDGLAELLATTVVADDLWLRDPWPSDESQDGEV, from the coding sequence ATGCAGAACACCGAGAACACCGTGGTCGAGCGCGAGCTGGAGCTGAAGCTGGTGCTCTCCCCCGAGCGCAGCATCCCCGTTCCCGCCAAGCTCGTCTACCGCGCCGACGACCCGTACGCCGTGCACATCACGTTCCACGTCGGTTCGGACCACCCCGTCAACTGGACCTTCGCCCGCGAACTGCTCGTCGAGGGCGTCTTCCGGCCGTGCGGCCACGGGGACGTCCGTATCTGGCCGACGAAGGTCGAGGGCCGCAACGTGGTGCTGATGGCCCTCTCCTCCCCCGACGGCGACGCGCTGCTCGAGGCGCCCTCCGCGCAGGTCTCCGCCTGGCTGGAGCGGACCCTGCGCGCCGTTCCGCCGGGCACCGAGTCCGAGCAGCTCGGCATCGACGACGGGCTCGCCGAGCTGCTCGCCACCACCGTCGTGGCCGACGACCTCTGGCTGCGCGACCCGTGGCCGTCGGACGAGTCCCAGGACGGTGAGGTGTGA
- a CDS encoding RDD family protein, with protein MATPPGGGGEVPQAGYYPDPSIPGYIRYWNGGAWVPGTSRPAPKEGEAHPAAPAGVMPAGPAPAPNPAPVVPVVEETGPVFLDEEPAAEERPQARPEARPEPEPASAWQADVSRQTGFGGDRDQKVSWGAPPEAEPAAPGGSQVPAQDPRVARPSPSPSPSPSPAAARLGGMPVTPAPAPAPAADPTGGALPGVRQAKPQAEGTMTIRALPPQGGAPAPQGAQTPQGPQALRESQAGGQTPQTPQPSQAQAQPQAQAAQPQAPQASFPHVPAQAKPAPVTTGPGGGAPSWPQQVHQLAQPAPAAAAGPGAEAERPVLPWKPPVEDPFLQAARAQAAARPAGLGKRLLARIVDTLVLGALTTGASIPFVTQALDHIDAKIEAAKQTGETVQVWLLDGTTSLQLGIVLAAFFVLGALYEALPTAKWGRTLGKKLCGLQVQDIEGHEPPSFGAALRRWLVYSVLGLLVLGVLNVLWCLFDRPWRQCWHDKAARTFVAG; from the coding sequence GTGGCTACTCCTCCTGGAGGCGGCGGAGAGGTACCGCAGGCCGGGTACTACCCGGACCCGTCCATTCCCGGATACATCCGGTACTGGAACGGGGGCGCCTGGGTGCCCGGGACGAGTCGGCCCGCGCCCAAGGAGGGCGAGGCCCATCCGGCCGCCCCGGCCGGGGTGATGCCCGCGGGACCGGCGCCGGCCCCGAACCCCGCGCCCGTGGTCCCGGTCGTGGAGGAGACCGGCCCCGTTTTCCTGGACGAGGAGCCGGCCGCCGAGGAGCGCCCTCAGGCGCGTCCCGAGGCGCGTCCCGAGCCCGAGCCGGCCTCGGCGTGGCAGGCGGACGTCTCGCGGCAGACCGGTTTCGGCGGCGACCGGGACCAGAAGGTCTCCTGGGGCGCGCCGCCGGAGGCGGAGCCCGCGGCCCCCGGCGGCTCGCAGGTGCCGGCGCAGGACCCCCGTGTGGCCCGCCCGTCCCCTTCTCCTTCCCCATCTCCGTCCCCGGCGGCGGCCCGGCTCGGCGGGATGCCCGTGACCCCGGCCCCGGCCCCGGCCCCGGCCGCCGACCCGACGGGCGGCGCGCTGCCCGGCGTACGCCAGGCGAAGCCGCAGGCGGAGGGCACCATGACGATCCGCGCCCTCCCGCCGCAGGGCGGCGCGCCTGCCCCGCAAGGAGCCCAGACCCCGCAGGGCCCGCAGGCGCTCAGGGAGTCCCAAGCCGGCGGACAGACCCCGCAGACCCCGCAGCCCTCACAGGCACAGGCACAGCCCCAGGCACAGGCCGCACAGCCCCAGGCCCCCCAGGCGTCGTTCCCGCACGTGCCCGCCCAGGCCAAGCCCGCGCCCGTCACCACCGGACCGGGCGGCGGTGCACCCTCCTGGCCGCAGCAGGTCCACCAGCTCGCCCAGCCCGCCCCGGCCGCCGCGGCCGGCCCCGGTGCCGAGGCCGAGCGGCCGGTCCTCCCCTGGAAGCCGCCCGTCGAGGACCCGTTCCTCCAGGCCGCGCGCGCCCAGGCCGCCGCCCGCCCTGCGGGTCTCGGCAAGCGGCTCCTCGCCCGGATCGTCGACACCCTCGTCCTCGGCGCGCTCACCACCGGGGCGTCCATCCCCTTCGTCACCCAGGCGCTCGACCACATCGACGCCAAGATCGAGGCGGCCAAGCAGACCGGCGAGACCGTCCAGGTCTGGCTCCTGGACGGCACCACCTCCCTCCAGTTGGGGATCGTGCTCGCCGCCTTCTTCGTCCTCGGAGCGCTGTACGAGGCGTTGCCCACCGCCAAGTGGGGCCGCACGCTGGGAAAGAAGCTCTGCGGCCTCCAGGTGCAGGACATCGAGGGGCACGAGCCGCCGTCGTTCGGCGCGGCCCTGCGCCGCTGGCTCGTCTACAGCGTCCTCGGGCTCCTGGTCCTGGGCGTCCTCAACGTCCTGTGGTGTCTCTTCGACCGCCCCTGGCGTCAGTGCTGGCACGACAAGGCGGCCCGCACCTTCGTCGCCGGCTAG
- a CDS encoding RDD family protein yields the protein MSNDQPTSGQPPEDDPFLKKPQEPSPPPPSGSGSPYGGTPPPEGPPPEGPPPEGPPPEGPPPGGPPPGGPPSGSPYDNVPPPPPPYGSQPYGGGGGYGGTDPLAGMPPLADSGKRILARIVDWLIIAVPLAIIGIPFNVYDRATDSDDFGDTISATSTGTGLVFQLITIVAYVAYDTVMTAKNGQTLGKKMMKLRVAMLNDGTTPPMNASLIRAVVLWLPTLICCACLWPLLLLILILVDKPYKQGLHDKAGKTVVVSVPH from the coding sequence ATGAGCAACGACCAGCCGACGTCCGGCCAGCCGCCCGAGGACGACCCGTTCCTCAAGAAGCCGCAGGAACCCTCGCCGCCGCCGCCGTCGGGGTCGGGGTCTCCCTACGGCGGCACCCCGCCGCCCGAGGGTCCGCCGCCCGAGGGCCCGCCGCCCGAAGGTCCGCCGCCCGAAGGTCCGCCGCCGGGGGGCCCGCCACCGGGAGGGCCACCGTCCGGTTCGCCGTACGACAACGTTCCGCCGCCGCCCCCGCCGTACGGCTCCCAGCCCTACGGCGGCGGAGGCGGCTACGGCGGTACGGATCCGCTCGCCGGGATGCCGCCGCTCGCCGACTCCGGCAAGCGCATCCTCGCGAGGATCGTCGACTGGCTGATCATCGCCGTGCCGCTCGCGATCATCGGCATCCCGTTCAACGTGTACGACCGCGCGACCGACAGCGACGACTTCGGTGACACCATCAGCGCGACGAGCACGGGCACCGGTCTCGTCTTCCAGCTCATCACCATCGTCGCGTACGTCGCCTACGACACCGTGATGACGGCGAAGAACGGCCAGACGCTCGGCAAGAAGATGATGAAGCTGCGGGTCGCGATGCTCAACGACGGCACCACGCCGCCGATGAACGCCTCGCTGATCCGCGCCGTCGTGCTCTGGCTGCCCACGCTGATCTGCTGCGCCTGCCTGTGGCCGCTGCTCCTGCTGATCCTGATCCTGGTCGACAAGCCCTACAAGCAGGGCCTGCACGACAAGGCCGGCAAGACGGTGGTGGTGTCCGTCCCGCACTGA
- a CDS encoding immune inhibitor A domain-containing protein — MTNRRRAIRASAVVVALAATAATASTFTTAWADHHDIVAAADVRQDPAPGAEVDKTAVDHDLDGPFSKQQEQQRKAAMEAMLSGDAKVERRGGSQVVKLDSKKYVELAREKTDKIFTILVEFGDKVDNTTLVDRADDETDEPKPKFGGTPGPLHNQIAEPDRSKDNSTAWQKDYNQQHFQDLYFGTGKDKKGQPKQSLKTYYEKTSSGRYSVEGGVSDWVKVEYNEARYGSNYCGNSNCANVWDAVRDGVTAWVADQKAKGRTDAQIKADMAQYDQWDRYDFDADGNFNEADGYIDHFQIVHAGEDESAGGGVQGGDALWAHRWYAYGTNAGKTGPENNKAGGTQIGDTGIWVGDYTMQPENGGLGVFAHEYGHDLGLPDHYDTSGNAGAENSTGFWSLMSSGSWLGRGKDSIGDLPGDMNAWDKLQLGWLNYAKVSNEQRATKTTHKLGVAAYNTKNPQALVVELPKKQVTTEVVKPAEGATQWWSDMGDDLKNTLTRSVDLTGKSTASLELQGWYDIELDYDYLYTEVSTDGGANWTALDGTADGKALPRDASGAPALTDVSGAHKKLVYALDAYAGKKFDLRFRYQTDGGAGGKGFTADAITLTADGAALFSDNAENGDNGWVAKGFSRVGASFTKEYEQYYLAENRQYVSYDATLKVGPYNFGFTGDKASWVEHYPYQNGLLIWLWDTSQKDNNTSVHPGQGLVLPIDAHPSPLKWRDGTLLRNRIQAYDSPFGLTHTDGFQLHKAGEATWVPQQAGNPVFDDRKGTYWFEETKRAGVKVTDTNTKIVVVKEPRNGQTITVQVGPSTK, encoded by the coding sequence GTGACCAACAGACGACGGGCGATCAGAGCGTCCGCAGTCGTCGTGGCGCTCGCGGCGACCGCCGCCACCGCCTCGACCTTCACCACCGCCTGGGCCGACCATCACGACATCGTGGCCGCGGCCGACGTGCGCCAGGACCCGGCTCCGGGCGCCGAGGTGGACAAGACCGCGGTCGACCACGACCTCGACGGTCCCTTCAGTAAGCAGCAGGAGCAGCAGCGCAAGGCCGCGATGGAGGCGATGCTCTCCGGCGACGCCAAGGTCGAGCGCCGCGGGGGCTCCCAGGTCGTGAAGCTCGACAGCAAGAAGTACGTCGAGCTCGCCCGGGAGAAGACCGACAAGATCTTCACGATCCTGGTCGAGTTCGGCGACAAGGTGGACAACACCACCCTTGTCGACCGCGCCGACGACGAGACGGACGAGCCGAAGCCGAAGTTCGGCGGCACGCCCGGCCCGCTGCACAACCAGATAGCCGAGCCCGACCGTTCGAAGGACAACTCGACGGCCTGGCAGAAGGACTACAACCAGCAGCATTTCCAGGACCTGTACTTCGGCACCGGCAAGGACAAGAAGGGCCAGCCGAAGCAGTCCCTGAAGACGTACTACGAGAAGACCTCCTCGGGCCGGTACTCGGTCGAGGGTGGCGTCTCGGACTGGGTCAAGGTCGAGTACAACGAGGCCCGTTACGGCTCGAACTACTGCGGCAACAGCAACTGCGCCAACGTCTGGGACGCCGTCCGTGACGGTGTCACGGCGTGGGTCGCCGACCAGAAGGCCAAGGGGCGCACCGACGCCCAGATCAAGGCCGACATGGCGCAGTACGACCAGTGGGACCGCTACGACTTCGACGCCGACGGCAACTTCAACGAGGCCGACGGCTACATCGACCACTTCCAGATCGTCCACGCGGGCGAGGACGAGTCGGCGGGCGGCGGCGTCCAGGGCGGCGACGCCCTGTGGGCCCACCGCTGGTACGCGTACGGCACCAACGCGGGCAAGACCGGCCCCGAGAACAACAAGGCCGGCGGCACGCAGATCGGTGACACCGGCATCTGGGTCGGCGACTACACGATGCAGCCGGAGAACGGCGGCCTCGGCGTCTTCGCCCACGAGTACGGTCACGACCTCGGTCTGCCCGACCACTACGACACCTCGGGCAACGCGGGCGCCGAGAACTCGACCGGCTTCTGGTCGCTGATGTCCTCCGGCTCGTGGCTCGGCCGCGGCAAGGACTCCATCGGCGATCTGCCCGGCGACATGAACGCCTGGGACAAGCTCCAGCTCGGCTGGCTGAACTACGCCAAGGTCAGCAACGAGCAGCGCGCCACCAAGACCACCCACAAGCTGGGCGTGGCGGCGTACAACACGAAGAACCCGCAGGCGCTCGTCGTCGAGCTGCCGAAGAAGCAGGTCACCACCGAGGTCGTGAAGCCCGCCGAGGGCGCCACCCAGTGGTGGAGCGACATGGGTGACGACCTCAAGAACACCCTGACCCGCTCGGTGGACCTCACCGGCAAGTCGACCGCCTCCCTGGAGCTTCAGGGCTGGTACGACATCGAGCTGGACTACGACTACCTCTACACCGAGGTGTCGACGGACGGCGGCGCCAACTGGACGGCCCTGGACGGCACCGCCGACGGCAAGGCCCTCCCGCGCGACGCGAGCGGCGCCCCGGCGCTGACCGACGTCTCGGGCGCGCACAAGAAGCTCGTCTACGCGCTGGACGCCTACGCGGGCAAGAAGTTCGACCTCCGCTTCCGCTACCAGACGGACGGCGGCGCGGGCGGCAAGGGCTTCACGGCCGACGCCATCACGCTGACCGCCGACGGTGCCGCCCTCTTCTCGGACAACGCCGAGAACGGTGACAACGGCTGGGTCGCGAAGGGCTTCTCGCGGGTCGGCGCCTCCTTCACCAAGGAGTACGAGCAGTACTACCTCGCGGAGAACCGTCAGTACGTCTCGTACGACGCGACCCTCAAGGTCGGCCCGTACAACTTCGGCTTCACGGGCGACAAGGCGAGCTGGGTCGAGCACTACCCGTACCAGAACGGTCTGCTCATCTGGCTGTGGGACACCTCGCAGAAGGACAACAACACCTCGGTCCACCCGGGCCAGGGTCTCGTCCTTCCGATCGACGCGCACCCGAGCCCGCTGAAGTGGCGCGACGGTACGCTGCTGCGCAACCGCATCCAGGCGTACGACTCGCCGTTCGGTCTCACGCACACGGACGGCTTCCAGCTGCACAAGGCGGGCGAGGCGACGTGGGTCCCGCAGCAGGCCGGCAACCCGGTCTTCGACGACCGCAAGGGCACGTACTGGTTCGAGGAGACCAAGCGGGCCGGTGTCAAGGTAACTGACACCAACACCAAGATCGTGGTCGTCAAGGAGCCGAGGAACGGCCAGACGATCACCGTCCAGGTGGGTCCGTCGACGAAGTAA
- a CDS encoding isochorismatase family protein — MHRALIVVDVQNDFCEGGSLAVAGGADVAAAITDLVGEAAGAAYQHVVATRDHHIAPGAHFAPAGEEPDYVTSWPVHCVAGTEGVGFHPNFAPAVASGAIDAVFDKGSYEAAYSGFEGRNENGVPLAEWLRERDVSEVDVVGIATDHCVRATALDAAREGFKVHVLLDLTAGVAKATTEKALEELKAAGVELTGKPVV; from the coding sequence ATGCACCGCGCATTGATCGTCGTGGACGTTCAGAACGACTTCTGCGAGGGCGGCAGCCTCGCCGTGGCGGGGGGAGCGGACGTCGCCGCCGCCATCACCGACCTGGTCGGCGAGGCGGCGGGCGCCGCGTACCAGCACGTGGTGGCCACCCGTGACCACCACATCGCCCCGGGCGCCCACTTCGCGCCCGCGGGCGAGGAGCCGGACTACGTCACCTCCTGGCCGGTGCACTGCGTCGCCGGTACGGAGGGCGTCGGCTTCCACCCGAACTTCGCGCCGGCCGTCGCCTCGGGGGCGATCGACGCGGTCTTCGACAAGGGCTCCTACGAGGCGGCGTACAGCGGCTTCGAGGGGCGCAACGAGAACGGGGTGCCCCTCGCCGAGTGGCTGCGGGAGCGGGACGTGAGCGAGGTCGACGTGGTCGGCATCGCGACGGACCACTGCGTACGGGCGACGGCGCTGGACGCGGCGCGGGAGGGGTTCAAGGTCCATGTCCTGCTGGACCTCACCGCGGGTGTCGCCAAGGCGACGACCGAGAAGGCCCTCGAAGAGCTGAAGGCGGCCGGGGTGGAGCTGACGGGCAAGCCCGTGGTCTAG